In Planctomycetota bacterium, the DNA window GTGCCGCCCGCCCGAAAGCAGCAGGCTCAGGCGGCTCGTGTAATCGGCGTACACGCGGTACAGCGGATAGCGCGGCTCGCAGCCGCCGTTGTAGAAGTAGGGCGGACAGTCGGTGTCGTACGGCGACTTCGGGTTGAACGAATGCGGGATCATGAAGTTCACGCCGCGCACCTGCATCTGGTCCGTCAGCCACTTCATCTGGAGGTACGTGATGCCCTGGCCGTACGCGCCGAACATCTCGCACATGGTGATGTCGTCGGCCTTCGCGTACATGTGCGTGACGGAACTGCCGAGTTTGGCCATCTGCCAGAGGCCCATCTTCTTCTGGCCGGGATAGAACTGCTGGCACACCAAGTCTATGCCGCCCATGTCGCTGTACTTCATCAGTTGGAACATGTTGCCGGCGCAGAGGTCGCGGCTCAGGTAGTCCCAGTTGTGCTCCATGAAGTGGCCCATCGAGATGACTTTGTGCGCGCGGCACCACTCGGACATGCCGCCGTAGAGGGTGCGGCCCCAGGCCTCGGCGAAGGCGTCCTGATATTGATATTTCGCTGCGGCCTGTTCGTCGCCGGCGAGGCGGAACTTCCAGGCCACGAAGGGCTTCTTCCAGTCGATCTTGCGCTCGGCCAGCATTTTCATGACTTCTGTGCCCCAGTCGCCCTGCGTCTCCGGCTCGTCGTAGAAATAGCCTTTGATGGTCTTGCCGAAGTCGTCCTTGAAGCGGTCGTAGTGCGGCTGATAGACAGTCTTGAGGAACCACTCGACGCAGTCCCGGCTGGCGCCGTCCACGGAGATCCACTTTTTCTGCATCCCCTTGGCCCCCGCAAACGCCCACGTGAACTTCATGATCTTCCACTTGCCGGCGGGGACGCCCCAAGTTAGCGTGCCGCCCTTGATGTTTCGTGCAAGGTCCACAAGCGAATCGCCATCGATGGCGCCGCCCTCGCCCTCCTTGCCGGCGACCGCCCCTATGAACCGCGGGCCGCCGAAGCCGTCGGCCACGTAGGTCTTCGGCCCGTCGACCGGGGCCGCATCCGCCACGAGGACCTTTGTGCCGTACTCCGGTGGCACCTTGCCGCCGAGCATCTGGCTCGGCCACCACTTCTCGTCGAAGATCCACATCGTCAGGTCGTGCTCCTTGGCGGCCTGGAGGCAGATGGCCAGGTCCTCGTACCACCGGGGACCGAGCCAGTCGTTGTGGGGGCGCGACTCGGCCGTGAACGTGCCGTTGTGTCCCTCGGCAACCTTCTCGAGGTACATCTCGAGCCGTTCGCGGCTCTCGGTGCCGTGGAGCCAGAACAGGGGCCCCGTCAGTCGGCGGGCCTCGATGGGCATCTCGACGAACTGCTTCTCAAGGACGGCGAAGTCGGGCTCCGCTGCTCCCGCAAGGGACTGCGGCGTGCCCGCCACGAGGGCGCAGCCGACCACCAGGACCGCACACCGCATCGTCCGCATCACCGACGATCTTCTCATGGCACTGCTCTCCTTAGCTTGTCCCCATGCGCCCGCCACGTCCCTGTTCCCTTTGGACCCCTTTGGGGGCGGGCCCGGAATAAGGTGGAACCGCCGCCCCGCCGCTATGGGTAACGTTCCCGCTACGGTTGCGGAGAGAGCCCGAAGGGCGACCGGAGCAACAGCAACCCGCGCGGCGACGGAACATCCGCCGCCTGTCTCGATTCTATCTCGCCTCGTCGGCCACCACCTCGTGGGCCTTGATGGGGATGCCGTGGTAATCGAGTTGCTTGGAGAAGAAGCCGAGTTCGGGCGGGTCGAGGCGGATGATGCCGGGCGCGGCCGGCGGGGCCGGGGCTGCCGCCGGGGCCGTGGGCGCCTCGGCCCCCAGGGCTGCCGCCACCGTCGCCAGAAGAACACTTCCGAGCAAGAGCAGTGTGCGTTGCATCATGGCATCGCCCCCCCGAGGCTTCACAGACCGTCCACGGTTATAACCCGGAGGGAGGGAGAAGGTAACGGTCGGATGGAGCGTCCCGGCAGTTCGCGCGGCGGCGCTCGCCAGGAACACCGCCACCACCCCTATCGTCATTCCTTGTCTCTTCATATCGGTCCCCTCTGCTGTTAGCAATCAGTTATCAGTTGTTAGTTGTCAGTTGTCAGTTGTCAGTTGTCAATTGTCAGTTGTCAGTTGTCAGTTGTCAGTTATCAGTGTCAAAGCTCCAACGGCGCGGATGAATTCGCGACGTGACGTGACACGGGGGAAGAGAGGGGTGAAGTTATATTTTTTTCCATCAGTGCTCTCTTTTCCCCACGGTATCCGTGGGCCCGGTGAATCCGGGACCTCCGGCGGCAACATAGCCATGGCTGGCACCAGACTTGTCGGGACTGACCCAGAAAGCGTAAAGTCCGCCGCTCTTCAGATGAAAACGGAACCGGACCGGCTTTCCAGCCACGGCTGATAGATCGGCCGAGCCCTTCCACGTGACCGCTGCCAGCGTCTTGTCGCACGAAACCGGCCCGCAATTCGCGACCGAGAAGGGCTCGATCGCCTTGCCGTCTTTGTCGAGCACCTCGGCCTTCAGTTCGCCATGCGGACAGTCAGCGTTGACGAAAAGGTGCTTTCCCTTGAACGTCACCGCCCGGGTGGTGAGCGTGCCGCCCGTGTCGCCCGCCTGCCCTGAGCCTGTCGAATGGGCCTGCATCGAGGCAAAGCCGTCGCGGCGCAGGATGGCCAGCCCGGCACTGCCGTTGCCATGTCCGCCGGTGGCGTCCCTGGCCCTCGCCGACACATAGAAGTGGAGCTTGTCGCCGACGACGAGACATCCGCCGCCCGCGGACTGAATGTTGCCGAAGTTCCACGCGCCGTCTGCCCAGCTTGCCGCGATGAATCGTTCGCGATGCGGGCGGTCCCAATGGAACCCGTCGCGGCTGAACCCGAGAAGGATGTCACAGCGTTTCTGCAGGCGTTCCCGCGCGACGGTGTCATTTTCCGGTCCGGTCCAGATGGCAAAGAAGCCGAGCATCAGACTCTCGTAGGGTGTGGCATCCAGATTGTACAGTTGCGGTTTGATGGTCCCGTACTCTTCAACCGGATTGCGCGGATCGAGATCGTCGGCATTGGTCCAGAACACCGACTCGCCCGCGGCCGCCAGCCCCTGGTTCGGCTGGATCTTCTCCACGAGTTTCCCGGGATTGCGATCTTCCATATAGGCGCGCGCGCGCCCGACATTTCCACCGTGAATCCGCTGGCTCAGACACCATACCTTGCGGAACGGGTTGTAGAATATGGTCGTCCGGTCGCCCCAGATCGGCTTGGAAGCGACAGGCCCGGACCAGTGGATGCCGTCGCGGCTGGTCCGGTAGGTATAGCGCCAGCCGCCCTGTTGCTCGGTGGCGAAGTACTTGAAGCGGGTGCCGGGATCTGCGGCCGCGTGATCGAGCCAGATGACGCTTGAATCATGCTGGCTTATGTCCAGGATCAGGTTGGATCCGTCCAGCTCCTTGCGCCGGCCATCGATGTCCTGCAAGGCAGGCTTCTCCCAGTGGATGCCGTCCTTGCTGACGGCGTAACCGAACCAGTGTGTTATCCATCCCTCGTTGCCGACGGCATACCACATCTTGAATAAGTTGTCCGCGGGGTCGTGCCAGACCCCGCCGCTGTACGGAAAAGCCACATTACTCCTACCCTTGGTCTCCCAGGGCTTCTCGGGCTTGAGCACCGGATTCTCCGCATGGTATTCCGCGGAATGGAAGGTTCTCTTGAGCGTCGTCTCCTGGATCAGGAAGTCATCGACGAAGAGTTGCCGTCCCACATCGATCGGAATAACCTCCGGTTTGTCTTTCAGATACGGAACCGGCATCGGTTCGCGGGGTAGGCCACTTCGTTTCGGAGGCCACTCGTCCGGCAGCACGATCCCGTTGTACAGGATCTCGCCAGCGCGTGCCATGCCGCTGAAAGCCAACAGCGCCAGCAGAACCGCCACCCATCCGCTCACGCGACAC includes these proteins:
- a CDS encoding glycosyl hydrolase → MRRSSVMRTMRCAVLVVGCALVAGTPQSLAGAAEPDFAVLEKQFVEMPIEARRLTGPLFWLHGTESRERLEMYLEKVAEGHNGTFTAESRPHNDWLGPRWYEDLAICLQAAKEHDLTMWIFDEKWWPSQMLGGKVPPEYGTKVLVADAAPVDGPKTYVADGFGGPRFIGAVAGKEGEGGAIDGDSLVDLARNIKGGTLTWGVPAGKWKIMKFTWAFAGAKGMQKKWISVDGASRDCVEWFLKTVYQPHYDRFKDDFGKTIKGYFYDEPETQGDWGTEVMKMLAERKIDWKKPFVAWKFRLAGDEQAAAKYQYQDAFAEAWGRTLYGGMSEWCRAHKVISMGHFMEHNWDYLSRDLCAGNMFQLMKYSDMGGIDLVCQQFYPGQKKMGLWQMAKLGSSVTHMYAKADDITMCEMFGAYGQGITYLQMKWLTDQMQVRGVNFMIPHSFNPKSPYDTDCPPYFYNGGCEPRYPLYRVYADYTSRLSLLLSGGRH